One Echeneis naucrates chromosome 1, fEcheNa1.1, whole genome shotgun sequence DNA segment encodes these proteins:
- the r3hcc1l gene encoding coiled-coil domain-containing protein R3HCC1L yields MELEQPKEDCAPTQAAAATPPSQSKKPSQALYVPKQRVHPSKNKAQAQGEVKPRPRPRYTDKARKNAKNKKDKAGGADKAAPAGGDNDIKPHVETEEQDPDVKANGEPESASIEADVLSRLEATSLQEENGEGDSWDTLFNDDGDCLDPHLLEELALKEGRKKESIQEPRFDYYNMDQVYDHDDDEEEEELSHIVEIYDFPAEFKMEDLLKLFQCYQKRGFDIKWIDDNQVLGIFSSPIAAREALRSKHPLMKLRPLSKSSAALKAKARSCSDDLLPAKERPQTSAALARKLVIGALGVKSNLTKEQREAEKRKLQEAREQKRLAARQREDAWEGK; encoded by the exons ATGGAGTTGGAACAACCAAAAGAAGACTGTGCTCCAAcccaggcagcagcagccacacctCCCTCTCAGTCAAAAAAGCCCAGTCAGGCTCTGTACGTCCCAAAACAACGAGTTCACCCCTCCAAAAACAAAGCTCAGGCTCAGGGAGAAGTTAAGCCGAGACCCAGGCCTCGTTACACAGATAAGGCTCGGAAGAACGCTAAGAACAAGAAGGACAAGGCCGGAGGGGCAGATAAGGCGGCTCCTGCTGGAGGAGACAATGACATTAAGCCTCATGTGGAGACGGAAGAACaagatccagatgtgaaggcGAACGGCGAGCCAGAGTCAGCCAGCATAGAGGCAGATGTCTTATCCAGGCTGGAGGCCACTTCTCTTCAGGAGGAAAACGGGGAGGGGGACAGCTGGGACACTTTGTTTAATGATGATGGGGATTGTTTGGATCCACACCTGCTTGAAGAG CTGGCTTTGAAGGAGGGTAGAAAGAAGGAGTCAATCCAGGAGCCTAGGTTTGACTACTACAACATGGATCAAGTTTATGATCATGAtgatgacgaggaggaggaggagctctCACACATTGTGGAGATCTATGACTTTCCTGCAGAGTTTAAGATGGAAGACCTTCTAAAGTTATTTCAGTGCTATCA AAAGAGAGGTTTTGACATTAAGTGGATTGATGACAACCAAGTCCTGGGCATCTTCTCAAGCCCCATAGCAG CCCGTGAAGCTCTGAGATCCAAACATCCACTGATGAAGTTGCGACCACTTTCTAAATCTTCAGCTGCTTTAAAAGCTAAAGCCCGCAGCTGCTCAG ATGACCTTTTGCCTGCTAAAGAGAGACCTCAGACGAGTGCAGCACTGGCCCGCAAGCTTGTGATTGGTGCCCTCGGTGTAAAGAGCAACCTGACAAAGGAGCAGCGCGAAGCAGAAAAGAGGAAACTGCAGGAAGCGAGAG AACAAAAGCGCCTGGCAGCCCGACAGAGGGAAGATGCTTGGGAAGGGAAGTGA
- the zfyve27 gene encoding protrudin isoform X4 has translation MHSAGACQDPPLGTGERGELVHTLSKEIPGSPDASELGSPRCIPTFDLLNMVVSYKRMILFLEPLADAVELSRFLLGWNMPLCSFIVCIFLNIFFCTINEVGWFSVGVVAVSVPASLGYLQDRCGGRASEAELQKRRYHAVHRRDLQTVHLTKQEAMLEVKDLLKHLDDMLSSACQSAEAIYKVLYWDNHTKSSRFYGGMLIVLCLLYFVPVGWVLAALNTTIFLWNRDFYRVLSDLVKLFHFGQTRTAEGLREEQQQGNSLDRTPTPTSLEDLSPGSVEEAEEAEPDDEFKDAIEEHSVSLQETPLVLVEDDDGPLGAPEYDTISENGLLSRNEPIRSKVSKLTEKLRKRYPTTSTGNCSSCNAVFSVLKKRRNCSNCGNSFCSRCCSFKVLRSCMGATAPEAQRETVFVCAACNSSLIKSQ, from the exons ATGCACAGTGCTGGAGCATGCCAGGACCCGCCACTGGGCACAGGGGAACGGGGGGAGCTGGTACATACGTTATCAAAAGAGATCCCTGGGTCTCCAGACGCTTCTGAGTTGGGGAGCCCCCGATGTATACCTACCTTTGACCTCCTCAACATGGTTGTGTCCTATAAGAGGATGATTCTGTTTCTAGAACCACTTGCAGATGCAGTGGAGCTGAGCCGCTTCCTCCTCgg ATGGAATATGCCCCTGTGCTCATTCATTGTCTGTATATTCCTCAATATCTTCTTCTGCACCATTAATGAAG TGGGTTGGTTCTCGGTCGGTGTGGTGGCAGTGTCTGTGCCTGCTTCCTTGGGTTACCTGCAGGACAGGTGTGGGGGCAGAGCCTCAgaagctgagctgcagaaaagGCGGTATCATGCCGTGCACCGCAGAGACCTGCAGACAGTGCATCTCACCAAACAGGAGGCCATGCTGGAAGTAAAAGACTT GTTGAAACACCTGGATGACATGCTGTCCTCTGCCTGTCAGTCAGCAGAAGCTATTTACAAGGTCCTCTACTGGGATAATCACACCAAATCATCGAG GTTCTATGGAGGCATGTTGATAGTGCTGTGTCTGCTCTATTTTGTTCCTGTGGGCTGGGTCCTCGCTGCGCTCAACACCACCATATTCCTTTGGAACAGGGACTTCTACAGAG TTTTGTCAGACCTTGTGAAGCTTTTCCACTTTGGCCAGACCAGGACCGCAGAGGGTTTGAGGGAGGAACAGCAGCAAGGCAACTCGCTAGACAGGACCCCCACACCAACTAGTCTGGAG GACCTGTCCCCTGGAAGtgtggaggaggctgaggaagcAGAACCTGATGATGAATTTAAGGATGCTATTGAG GAACATTCAGTTTCCCTACAG GAAACCCCTTTGGTCTTAGTG gaggatgatgatgggcCTCTTGGAGCCCCGGAGTATGACACCATCTCTGAAAATGGTCTCTTGAGCCGCAATGAACCAATACGCAGCAAGGTGTCCAAACTGACAGAGAAACTGCGTAAACGATACCCCACCACCAGCACAG GCAACTGTTCTAGCTGCAATGCTGTCTTCTCAGTGCTAAAGAAAAGG AGGAACTGCAGTAACTGTGGCAACAGCTTCTGCTCTCGATGCTGTTCTTTTAAGGTGCTGAGATCTTGCATGGGTGCAACAG ctccaGAGGCCCAGAGAGAAACTGTGTTTGTATGCGCTGCCTGTAATTCTTCTCTCATCAAGTCACAGTGA
- the zfyve27 gene encoding protrudin isoform X1 has protein sequence MHSAGACQDPPLGTGERGELVHTLSKEIPGSPDASELGSPRCIPTFDLLNMVVSYKRMILFLEPLADAVELSRFLLGWNMPLCSFIVCIFLNIFFCTINEVGWFSVGVVAVSVPASLGYLQDRCGGRASEAELQKRRYHAVHRRDLQTVHLTKQEAMLEVKDLLKHLDDMLSSACQSAEAIYKVLYWDNHTKSSRFYGGMLIVLCLLYFVPVGWVLAALNTTIFLWNRDFYRVLSDLVKLFHFGQTRTAEGLREEQQQGNSLDRTPTPTSLEDLSPGSVEEAEEAEPDDEFKDAIEIDDKRNSRKEMHHSLDSNSEHSVSLQEDDDGPLGAPEYDTISENGLLSRNEPIRSKVSKLTEKLRKRYPTTSTGNCSSCNAVFSVLKKRRNCSNCGNSFCSRCCSFKVLRSCMGATAPEAQRETVFVCAACNSSLIKSQ, from the exons ATGCACAGTGCTGGAGCATGCCAGGACCCGCCACTGGGCACAGGGGAACGGGGGGAGCTGGTACATACGTTATCAAAAGAGATCCCTGGGTCTCCAGACGCTTCTGAGTTGGGGAGCCCCCGATGTATACCTACCTTTGACCTCCTCAACATGGTTGTGTCCTATAAGAGGATGATTCTGTTTCTAGAACCACTTGCAGATGCAGTGGAGCTGAGCCGCTTCCTCCTCgg ATGGAATATGCCCCTGTGCTCATTCATTGTCTGTATATTCCTCAATATCTTCTTCTGCACCATTAATGAAG TGGGTTGGTTCTCGGTCGGTGTGGTGGCAGTGTCTGTGCCTGCTTCCTTGGGTTACCTGCAGGACAGGTGTGGGGGCAGAGCCTCAgaagctgagctgcagaaaagGCGGTATCATGCCGTGCACCGCAGAGACCTGCAGACAGTGCATCTCACCAAACAGGAGGCCATGCTGGAAGTAAAAGACTT GTTGAAACACCTGGATGACATGCTGTCCTCTGCCTGTCAGTCAGCAGAAGCTATTTACAAGGTCCTCTACTGGGATAATCACACCAAATCATCGAG GTTCTATGGAGGCATGTTGATAGTGCTGTGTCTGCTCTATTTTGTTCCTGTGGGCTGGGTCCTCGCTGCGCTCAACACCACCATATTCCTTTGGAACAGGGACTTCTACAGAG TTTTGTCAGACCTTGTGAAGCTTTTCCACTTTGGCCAGACCAGGACCGCAGAGGGTTTGAGGGAGGAACAGCAGCAAGGCAACTCGCTAGACAGGACCCCCACACCAACTAGTCTGGAG GACCTGTCCCCTGGAAGtgtggaggaggctgaggaagcAGAACCTGATGATGAATTTAAGGATGCTATTGAG ATTGATGACAAAAGAAACTCAAGGAAAGAAATGCATCACAGCTTGGACAGTAACTCT GAACATTCAGTTTCCCTACAG gaggatgatgatgggcCTCTTGGAGCCCCGGAGTATGACACCATCTCTGAAAATGGTCTCTTGAGCCGCAATGAACCAATACGCAGCAAGGTGTCCAAACTGACAGAGAAACTGCGTAAACGATACCCCACCACCAGCACAG GCAACTGTTCTAGCTGCAATGCTGTCTTCTCAGTGCTAAAGAAAAGG AGGAACTGCAGTAACTGTGGCAACAGCTTCTGCTCTCGATGCTGTTCTTTTAAGGTGCTGAGATCTTGCATGGGTGCAACAG ctccaGAGGCCCAGAGAGAAACTGTGTTTGTATGCGCTGCCTGTAATTCTTCTCTCATCAAGTCACAGTGA
- the golga7ba gene encoding golgin A7 family, member Ba: MQGLVPTATDGNMATEFHNLQELRHSASLANKVFIQRDYSEGTTCKFQTKFPSELESRIERTLFEDTVKTLNNYYAEAEKIGGQSYFEGCLACTTAYLIFLCMETRYEKVLKKIAKYIQEQNEKIYAPRGLLITDPIERGMRVIEISIYEDRGSSGSSSGSSSVSGSTAR, from the exons ATGCAGGGACTAGTCCCTACGGCCACGGATGGCAACATGGCGACAGAG TTCCAcaacctgcaggagctgaggcACAGTGCATCTCTGGCCAACAAAGTCTTTATCCAGAGGGACTACAGTGAAGGAACCACCTGCAAGTTTCAGACCAAGTTCCCATCTGAGCTGGAGAGCAgg ATTGAGCGGACACTGTTTGAGGACACTGTGAAGACTCTGAATAACTACTACGCAGAAGCAGAAAAGATCGGAGGGCAGTCTTACTTTGAAGGGTGTCTGGCCTGCACTACAGCATATCTCATCTTCCTCTGTATGGAGACACGCTATGAGAAG GTGTTGAAGAAGATAGCCAAGTACATTCAAGAACAGAATGAGAAGATCTATGCTCCCAGAGGTCTGCTCATCACAGATCCCATAGAAAGGGGAATGCGTGTT ATAGAGATTTCTATATATGAAGACCGGGGCTCCAGTGGCTCCAGTtctggcagcagctctgtgtccGGCAGCACTGCTCGATGA
- the zfyve27 gene encoding protrudin isoform X2, whose product MHSAGACQDPPLGTGERGELVHTLSKEIPGSPDASELGSPRCIPTFDLLNMVVSYKRMILFLEPLADAVELSRFLLGWNMPLCSFIVCIFLNIFFCTINEVGWFSVGVVAVSVPASLGYLQDRCGGRASEAELQKRRYHAVHRRDLQTVHLTKQEAMLEVKDLLKHLDDMLSSACQSAEAIYKVLYWDNHTKSSRFYGGMLIVLCLLYFVPVGWVLAALNTTIFLWNRDFYRVLSDLVKLFHFGQTRTAEGLREEQQQGNSLDRTPTPTSLEDLSPGSVEEAEEAEPDDEFKDAIEIDDKRNSRKEMHHSLDSNSEDDDGPLGAPEYDTISENGLLSRNEPIRSKVSKLTEKLRKRYPTTSTGNCSSCNAVFSVLKKRRNCSNCGNSFCSRCCSFKVLRSCMGATAPEAQRETVFVCAACNSSLIKSQ is encoded by the exons ATGCACAGTGCTGGAGCATGCCAGGACCCGCCACTGGGCACAGGGGAACGGGGGGAGCTGGTACATACGTTATCAAAAGAGATCCCTGGGTCTCCAGACGCTTCTGAGTTGGGGAGCCCCCGATGTATACCTACCTTTGACCTCCTCAACATGGTTGTGTCCTATAAGAGGATGATTCTGTTTCTAGAACCACTTGCAGATGCAGTGGAGCTGAGCCGCTTCCTCCTCgg ATGGAATATGCCCCTGTGCTCATTCATTGTCTGTATATTCCTCAATATCTTCTTCTGCACCATTAATGAAG TGGGTTGGTTCTCGGTCGGTGTGGTGGCAGTGTCTGTGCCTGCTTCCTTGGGTTACCTGCAGGACAGGTGTGGGGGCAGAGCCTCAgaagctgagctgcagaaaagGCGGTATCATGCCGTGCACCGCAGAGACCTGCAGACAGTGCATCTCACCAAACAGGAGGCCATGCTGGAAGTAAAAGACTT GTTGAAACACCTGGATGACATGCTGTCCTCTGCCTGTCAGTCAGCAGAAGCTATTTACAAGGTCCTCTACTGGGATAATCACACCAAATCATCGAG GTTCTATGGAGGCATGTTGATAGTGCTGTGTCTGCTCTATTTTGTTCCTGTGGGCTGGGTCCTCGCTGCGCTCAACACCACCATATTCCTTTGGAACAGGGACTTCTACAGAG TTTTGTCAGACCTTGTGAAGCTTTTCCACTTTGGCCAGACCAGGACCGCAGAGGGTTTGAGGGAGGAACAGCAGCAAGGCAACTCGCTAGACAGGACCCCCACACCAACTAGTCTGGAG GACCTGTCCCCTGGAAGtgtggaggaggctgaggaagcAGAACCTGATGATGAATTTAAGGATGCTATTGAG ATTGATGACAAAAGAAACTCAAGGAAAGAAATGCATCACAGCTTGGACAGTAACTCT gaggatgatgatgggcCTCTTGGAGCCCCGGAGTATGACACCATCTCTGAAAATGGTCTCTTGAGCCGCAATGAACCAATACGCAGCAAGGTGTCCAAACTGACAGAGAAACTGCGTAAACGATACCCCACCACCAGCACAG GCAACTGTTCTAGCTGCAATGCTGTCTTCTCAGTGCTAAAGAAAAGG AGGAACTGCAGTAACTGTGGCAACAGCTTCTGCTCTCGATGCTGTTCTTTTAAGGTGCTGAGATCTTGCATGGGTGCAACAG ctccaGAGGCCCAGAGAGAAACTGTGTTTGTATGCGCTGCCTGTAATTCTTCTCTCATCAAGTCACAGTGA
- the crtac1a gene encoding cartilage acidic protein 1a, protein MFGSGMLLLLWVGLWHWSQAQSSQPMFQVVTQTMLPPDSLHNPTQLNYGMAVTDVDGDGDLEVVVAGYYGPNLVLKYNRTQNRLVNIAIDDPNSPYYALRDRAGNAIGVTACDVDGDGREEIYFLNTNNGYSGRATYFDKLFKFRNGRFEDLLGDDLNVRRGVANLMAGRSVACIDRKGTGRYSVYVANYASGSIGAHALLEMDEAASDVSRGIIALSDVAAEAGVNKLTGGRGVVVGPILNQARSDVFCDNENGNNFLFKNNGDGIFVDVAKQAGVEDRYQHGRGVALADFNGDGKTDIVYGNWNGPHRLFLQGSNSMFRNVATGGFATPSPIRTVMVADFDNDKELEVFFNNIAYRGNAPNKLFRVSRRANADPLIQELHVGDAAEPQGRGTGGTVTDIDGDGQLDLLLAHGESAQQPISVFKVTQGSSNNWLRVIPRTQFGSFARGAKVTAFTNQSGAHTRIIDGGSGYLCEMEPVAHFGLGSDMVKVLEVSWPDGSTITRTVQAGEMNSVVEVSYPREGEMFTLASDTQCGKGFVVKNGHCAGL, encoded by the exons ATGTTTGGTTCAGGTATGCTGCTCCTCCTGTGGGTCGGGCTTTGGCACTGGTCTCAAGCTCAGAGCTCTCAGCCCATGTTCCAAGTTGTAACACAGACAATGCTGCCTCCTGACAGTCTACACAACCCAACACAGCTCAACTATGGCATGGCCGTAACAGATGTGGATGGCGATGGCGATCTGGAAGTGGTGGTGGCAGG GTACTATGGGCCCAACCTGGTGCTGAAGTACAATCGCACCCAAAACAGGCTGGTGAACATTGCTATTGATGACCCTAACTCTCCATACTACGCCCTGAGGGACAGAGCAGGTAACGCTATTGGAGTTACAGCCTGTGATGTGGATGGAGACGGACGTGAGGAGATCTACTTTCTCAACACAAATAATGGCTACTCCG GGCGAGCAACTTATTTCGACAAGCTCTTCAAGTTTCGTAATGGCCGCTTTGAGGATCTTCTGGGTGATGACCTCAATGTCCGTCGTGGCGTTGCAAATCTCATGGCGGGACGTTCTGTTGCCTGTATTGACAGAAAG GGAACAGGCCGTTATTCAGTCTACGTGGCCAACTACGCCAGCGGCAGCATTGGTGCTCACGCCCTCTTAGAGATGGACGAGGCTGCCAGTGACGTGAGCAGAGGCATCATCGCACTGTCTGATGTGGCTGCTGAGGCTGGAGTCAACAAGCTCACAG GTGGTCGAGGTGTGGTGGTTGGACCAATCCTGAACCAGGCCAGGTCTGATGTGTTCTGTGACAATGAGAATGGAAACAACTTCCTGTTTAAGAATAATGGTGATGGGATATTTGTAGACGTGGCCAAACAGGCTG GGGTAGAGGACCGGTACCAACACGGCAGGGGAGTAGCACTAGCTGACTTCAACGGTGATGGAAAGACAGACATTGTTTATGGCAACTGGAACGGCCCACACAGACTTTTCCTGCAGGGCAGCAACTCTATGTTTCGG AATGTAGCCACAGGAGGATTTGCTACACCTTCCCCGATTCGCACAGTCATGGTCGCTGACTTTGATAATGACAAGGAGCTGGAGGTGTTTTTCAATAATATTGCCTACAGAGGAAATGCCCCAAACAAGCTCTTCAG GGTGTCAAGGAGAGCTAATGCGGACCCGTTGATCCAGGAGCTTCATGTGGGAGATGCTGCAGAACCGCAGGGAAGAGGAACAG GTGGCACAGTGACAGACATTGATGGGGACGGACAGCTGGACCTGCTGCTGGCACATGGAGAGAGTGCCCAGCAGCCTATCTCTGTCTTCAAGGTCACacag GGCTCATCGAATAACTGGCTGCGGGTCATCCCTCGCACACAGTTTGGCTCATTTGCCCGGGGTGCCAAGGTAACAGCCTTCACCAATCAGAGTGGAGCTCACACACGCATCATTGACGGAGGCTCTGGGTACCTGTGTGAGATGGAGCCTGTTGCCCACTTTGGCTTAG GAAGTGACATGGTGAAGGTACTGGAGGTGTCATGGCCAGACGGCAGCACCATCACTCGAACCGTTCAGGCTGGAGAAATGAATTCAGTGGTGGAAGTATCCTATCCCAGAGAAGGGGAAATGTTCACACTTGCCAGTGACACGCAG tgtggtaAAGGATTTGTTGTCAAGAATGGGCACTGTGCAG gTCTATAA
- the zfyve27 gene encoding protrudin isoform X3 — MHSAGACQDPPLGTGERGELVHTLSKEIPGSPDASELGSPRCIPTFDLLNMVVSYKRMILFLEPLADAVELSRFLLGWNMPLCSFIVCIFLNIFFCTINEVGWFSVGVVAVSVPASLGYLQDRCGGRASEAELQKRRYHAVHRRDLQTVHLTKQEAMLEVKDLLKHLDDMLSSACQSAEAIYKVLYWDNHTKSSRFYGGMLIVLCLLYFVPVGWVLAALNTTIFLWNRDFYRVLSDLVKLFHFGQTRTAEGLREEQQQGNSLDRTPTPTSLEDLSPGSVEEAEEAEPDDEFKDAIEEDDDGPLGAPEYDTISENGLLSRNEPIRSKVSKLTEKLRKRYPTTSTGNCSSCNAVFSVLKKRRNCSNCGNSFCSRCCSFKVLRSCMGATAPEAQRETVFVCAACNSSLIKSQ; from the exons ATGCACAGTGCTGGAGCATGCCAGGACCCGCCACTGGGCACAGGGGAACGGGGGGAGCTGGTACATACGTTATCAAAAGAGATCCCTGGGTCTCCAGACGCTTCTGAGTTGGGGAGCCCCCGATGTATACCTACCTTTGACCTCCTCAACATGGTTGTGTCCTATAAGAGGATGATTCTGTTTCTAGAACCACTTGCAGATGCAGTGGAGCTGAGCCGCTTCCTCCTCgg ATGGAATATGCCCCTGTGCTCATTCATTGTCTGTATATTCCTCAATATCTTCTTCTGCACCATTAATGAAG TGGGTTGGTTCTCGGTCGGTGTGGTGGCAGTGTCTGTGCCTGCTTCCTTGGGTTACCTGCAGGACAGGTGTGGGGGCAGAGCCTCAgaagctgagctgcagaaaagGCGGTATCATGCCGTGCACCGCAGAGACCTGCAGACAGTGCATCTCACCAAACAGGAGGCCATGCTGGAAGTAAAAGACTT GTTGAAACACCTGGATGACATGCTGTCCTCTGCCTGTCAGTCAGCAGAAGCTATTTACAAGGTCCTCTACTGGGATAATCACACCAAATCATCGAG GTTCTATGGAGGCATGTTGATAGTGCTGTGTCTGCTCTATTTTGTTCCTGTGGGCTGGGTCCTCGCTGCGCTCAACACCACCATATTCCTTTGGAACAGGGACTTCTACAGAG TTTTGTCAGACCTTGTGAAGCTTTTCCACTTTGGCCAGACCAGGACCGCAGAGGGTTTGAGGGAGGAACAGCAGCAAGGCAACTCGCTAGACAGGACCCCCACACCAACTAGTCTGGAG GACCTGTCCCCTGGAAGtgtggaggaggctgaggaagcAGAACCTGATGATGAATTTAAGGATGCTATTGAG gaggatgatgatgggcCTCTTGGAGCCCCGGAGTATGACACCATCTCTGAAAATGGTCTCTTGAGCCGCAATGAACCAATACGCAGCAAGGTGTCCAAACTGACAGAGAAACTGCGTAAACGATACCCCACCACCAGCACAG GCAACTGTTCTAGCTGCAATGCTGTCTTCTCAGTGCTAAAGAAAAGG AGGAACTGCAGTAACTGTGGCAACAGCTTCTGCTCTCGATGCTGTTCTTTTAAGGTGCTGAGATCTTGCATGGGTGCAACAG ctccaGAGGCCCAGAGAGAAACTGTGTTTGTATGCGCTGCCTGTAATTCTTCTCTCATCAAGTCACAGTGA